In the Synechococcus sp. MU1643 genome, ATGGACGTCAGCATCTGGATGATCGTTGGATTCCTGCTGGCGGCCTATTCCGTGGTGGCGAACGACTCGCTCCAGACCCTCGGCACCTATCTCTCCTCCAACCGGAAACGCACGCCGAAGCCCGTGCAGATGCTGTTCATCTGCACTGTGACCTGTGGAGTTCTGCTGTTGGGCTGGTTCTTCAACAATGGTGATCCCACGTGGGGGCGGCTCAGTGTGCCTGGTAAGGAGTTTCCCTGGCCCGAGCCGTTCACCTGGGTCTATGTGCTTCCACCCCTCGCTGTTGTGGCCTTGACCCAGTGGGGAGCACCGGTGAGCACCTCGTTTCTGGTGTTGTCATCGTTCATGCCCGCCAACATCGGCACGCTGCTCAGCAGCTCTCTTACGGGGTACGGCCTTGCCTTCGGCGTCGGCCTGGCGGCTTACGGCCTGGGATTGTGGTCGCTGGAGCGATGGGTGTTCTGCAGTTCCCAGGACGGCAAAGACCCCAGCAAGGTTTGGTATGGCCTGCAGTGGTTCTCCACCGGGTTTCTCTGGTGCATGTGGCTGGTGCAGGACCTGGCCAACATTTTTGTGTTCTTGCCGCGCCAGTTGCACCTCGTCCCGATGCTCATCTGCACGCTGGTGCTCTGCGTAGGAACTTGTGTTCTTGTGGCCACCGGGGGTGGGCCGATTCAGGCCGTGCTCCGCACCAAGACCAACAGTTCCGATCTGCGCTCGGCAACGCTTATCGATTTTTTGTTCGGTCTTTGCCTGCTCTACAAGGCATTCCTCTCCAGCTTCCCCCTCAGCACCACTTGGGTGTTTTTGGGCTTAATAGGCGGCCGTGAATTGGCCTTGCGGATCAAGCAACAAGCCTCAGACGTTCTTTTCACCAACCGGGAGGCGGGCAGTGCTATCAAGGTCATCGGTTCGGATCTCTGGAAAGCCGCCGTTGGCGTTTTGGTGAGTGTGGTGATCGCCCTCAGCATTCAGCCCCTCGCTCAGTTCACCGCAGGCTGACCCCTGTGGTCAGCGCCGTGATCCATTGCTAGGGCAGAGAGGGATGAGCCCCTCCATGGCATGTTGTGTTGTCTTGTCGCTGTTGCTGCCCTGGTTGATGGGCGGGTCTGCCTTCGCCAGACCTGAGCCGCAGCTCAGTGCCAGGCAAACCATCCTCGAGGCGAACAGCCACCTGATTGCCGATGGCTGGCGTCCTGCCCCGGAAAAAACGCCTACGCCCGAGGAGCGGCAATGGGCATCTGTTGCGCTCGAAAGCCTCTCTGCCTGCTCTGGCACAGGCTTTGGCTTCTGCCGCTTTGATTACCGCCGAGATCTGCAGCGGCTGTCGGTGGTGACGGTGCCCAGCGAACCGGGCCGGCCCTCCGTAGGTCGTGTGGAGCGATGGTGGTGATCAGGGGTTCAGCGGCTGCTCTCGCCAGAGCGTGTCCGCGCGCCAAAGCGTGCGTTGATGGGGATGGGGGCCGAGGTTGAGCCGCTCGACAGTGTCCACGTGAAGCCTCAGCACCACGAAATGCTTTGGCAGCGGCGCAGTCTCAGCGAGTTGTTCGGGGAATGCCCCCGTGGGGTCTAGCGGATCTGCCGGGGTGGGCCACCCCCAGACAGCCCGTCCCGTATCCGAGAGCTTTTGCCAGCGCTGCTGGCAAAGCTCAGGTTGCTCGGAGGCAGTGATCAGCTTCACCTTCCCCTGTAGCCGGTACTGCTGGCGGGCTTTTGGGAACAACCAGCACAGTTCAGAAGCTCCATCGTTGGCGAGTTCCTTCACCTTCTCGCTGCGCTGATCGCTGAACAGTTCGAGCTGTTTGGCTCCGGCCCAGCCGCGGAACACCAGGGTCCGCACCCGGGGTGCGCCATCCAGTCCCGTTGTGGCCAGTTGCACCCAGCGGGCGGCTACGGAGGGTCCCTCCCGCTGCATGGCCGCGCGCAGCAGAGGTCTCCATGGGGGTATTGCCTCAGAGATTCCCTCAGTCATAGAAGGTCAAACAAGCGAGCCTGCTCGGCAGCAGCTCGAACCACGATGGCGTGGCGCTGCACCAGGGGCGTGAGGGTGTCATAGCCGCCACCTATCACCGTTGCGGTTGGAATCCTCCGGCGCAGACAGGCATCGAGCACGAGCCGATCTCGCATGTTCAATCCCGCATCGCTGAGGGAGAGTCGGCCGAGCCGATCATCGCGATGGGGATCGACGCCTGCGTTGAAGAACACCAAATCCGGCGCGATGGTGTCCAAGGCATCGGGCAACCGGTCGGCAATGGCGGCGAGATAGTCGTCATCGCTGGTGCCATCGGCGAGGGGGACGTCGAGATCTCCTTGCACTTTGCGCAAGGGGAAATTGCTGGCGGCGTGCACAGAAAGAGTGGTCACCCTTGGGTCGTGTTGAAAGCAGGCTGCTGAACCATCCCCTTGGTGCACATCGAGATCCACGATCAGAATTCGCCGCACCTCTCCTTTACCCAGCAACACCCGTGCGGCGACAGCACAGTCATTGAAGATGCAGAAGCCGCTCCCGAAGCCGGGGTGGGCATGGTGGGTGCCACCCGCCAGATGACAGGCCAAGCCCCGCTCGAGAGCTAGCCGTGCCGTCAATAGGGTGCCGCCCACGGCGAGCCAGGTGCGCTGCACCAAAGGGCGCGTGGCTGGAAGCCCGATGCGACGTTGCTCGGGACGGGTCAGGCGATCACGGCTGAAGGCTTCGTGATACGAGCGGGGATGAACGCTTTCCAGATCCTTGCGCGCGATGCTCAAGGGCCGATGCACCTGGTCGGCCTGCACCACTCCCTGCTCCAGCAGTAGTTGATGCAGCAGCCGGAACTTCGCCATCGGAAAGCGATGGGTGCTCGGCAGCGGCGCGGAGTAGTGCGGGTGGTAAACGACTGGAAGCGGCAAGGGGCTGTCTCACCCGGGATGGCTCCGCTCCATTCAAGGGTCAGGCAGGCTGCTGGTGCAGCAACATACCTAATGACCCAGATCCCAGTTTAGACCAAAGTTTTTAAGAATCACTCAGATCGTATGTGCCAAAGCGGTGCCAAATGGCGTCAGAAGATTCGATCCCTTTGGCACGACTTTCTCCCGACACGTTGCGCCGTGCAAACAACACCAGGTACCGTCAAATTACCGAGAGATAAACGCACAAGGTTCTGCCTTGCCGTTCTCCTGCCAGGGTCTCCCTGGTCCCTACCTGACATCACCTCATGTGGTGTCGGCGCGTCGGAGGTGACGCGGACCCCTTTTCAGGTGTTGCACGACAGGCGGTTCTGTTCCCCCCCCCCTTCACTGGAAGCTCAGAACTTGCCGCGTCCGTCTCGCCATCATCACGAATCCAGAACCACCATCCGGTGGAATGGAGTCACCATCCGTATCCCGAAGAAGATTCAGGATTTGGCCCTGGAGCGGGACTGCATTCCAACAGGAGTGCTGCTCTATTCAAAGGAAGCAGTCGCGTTGCTCGACGAAGTAGCTGCCAAGGCGAAGGGATCTAACTGACCCCTATCGATGGATCCCGCCCAGCAATGGGTGCATGAGCGAGAAGCTGCGGAGCTTCTGGCGTTAAAGCACGGCACCCTCAGAACCATGCGTCGTGATCGCAGGCTCCTGCCAGGAGATCACTACATCTTTGCCACTGGCACCGCTGGTGGCCCCGTCGTCTACAACATCACGGCCATCCGTGAATCAATGGCGCAGCGCACCAAAGATCTGGTGACGGCTGAAGCCAAGCGTCGTGCTGCTTCTAAGAAGGTAAAGCAGGATTCCATTGAGACTTTTAGCGATGCCCAGCATGTGAGGGCAGGGTCATGAGGGATCAGCGAGACGAAAGAACGTCTTTTCAAACCTTGATTGAGATGGGGAACTTGCCTCCTGATGCGCTCCTCTCGCCTTCAAAAATGAATGAGGGTTTCTATTCCAAGACTCTTCAAACAGCGCGCCAAACTTCCGGGGGGACATTTGTCTGACGGGGGGATGTTTTGTCGGTAGATGGATAGCGACTCATTTGCTACCACCTTGGCGTGATGCCGGACTATCGCACACAGGATGAGGAAGATCCTCTACTCAATATCCGCCAATTCTCAGAACCATCTCAAGAGCACTCAAGCCAAAGATGAAGGTGCCGCCAAGCAGCGCAAGTTCCTTCTTGGATGAAGCCATGGGAAGGAGGGCAGAGCCCATGATGAGGGATGCGAAGAATATTAAGGGATTCTGTAATTCCAAATAAGTGTCTATCGGCACAGAAGCCAGTCTCCCACTAGATGTAACAGAAACTTCATGTACTTGAGTTCAAGTACCTACAGATATCGATACACACTTCATGTAACTTTATTTATCTGGTGAGAGTAAATCCAGGAGTGTTGTCGCTCGATACACCTCAAGTAGGTTCTGAACTCATGGGTGTTCCTTTTGGCATCGAAAGGCTGGATAGGAACAGAGCAATGCGGGTGTCTTGAGGCATGGGCCAGACGTGACTGCCTTGAGTATTCCCCGCTGTTGCGCTGGTGATGCAGTGGTAACGCAAGACAGGCGTTTTGGCCTGTTATGTGCCATGTCTCGTTACCGCCCAAAGCCAGACGAACACTCGGAGAAACCAGGTACATAGCAGCGAACTTCTCGTTTCGCGTGTTCGGTCCCTTGGCGGTTTTCACCGTCACCGCCATGTCTGTTGGCTGGCGATGGTTATTGCGTCTTCAATTCAGCCTCAAATGTCTACCGAAGTTCGTAACTGGACCATCGTCGCCAAGGCAATGGAAGCAGCTGGTGCCACATCAAGTCAGATGTATGTCCGCGCCAAAGCATTGGCACAAGGCAAGCTCGACCCCATGCCCACCAGCGCCCCTGAAGCTCCATACAGCATTTCTGCAGCCTGAGTCATCACCGACTGATCAGCAGCCTTGCCATATCAGCAGGGCTGCAACTCCTTTATGTATCTCTAATGACCAATCATCACTTGTCAGTTGAGCAAAGGTTTCATTTGGAAGCAGCCTTCAGAGAGGTCGATGGCTGCGAGGACATTGAAAAGCTCCGTGCTCTTACGAAGCAGATCATTACTGCACAGGAGAATGAAAAGGCATTTGCTCGCGAAGCGATGCAGCAGATCCGCAAGGAGATGGAGGCATCTGCTCAGCAGCGGTTCGGATTCAACTGGGGCCAGAAGTAAAAGCTTGGATTCACTTGATCAAGTCAGTGACTTTCGCCAGCTTCCTTGGTGGTCCATGTAAAAAAAACCGCCTTGCGACGGGGTGATGCTGGTAATGATTGTCTGGAAAAAGGTTTTACTTAACTTATTTAGAACAGTATTCAGGCACTTCACGGAAGGGGGGATGTCTGCCCTTATAGCATTCAAAAAATATACTTAGGACGCCAAACATCATTACGCCAATCAATGTCAACTGACCGGTAAAGGCAAGCCTTTTCAACCATACACGTGGCTTCTGCATGAATCGAGCTTAGATCCAGAATTGGAAGCTGCAAACCTTGAGGTGTAAAAGAAAAATCTCGCCCCGAAAGCACACCATTGAAAGGTCATCAGGAAATTGCGTCACCATTCCGAGGGATTTATTTAGCTGTTTTTATTCCCTATCTGGTTGGAGGGAGCTCAGAGATTAGGAATGCGAAAACATAAGCCAAATAGCAAATATCAACAAAGGCAAATCAAGCAGTATCCAGTTGCCAATCCTTGTCTCCTCATATGTTTTGCAAAAAGGTATCTTAATTCTCCATCCACCAGCCTTTTCAATCCAATAATTATGCTCTCTTTGCTTGTATCGAATCTCTCTGAAGAAAGTTAAGTATTTTGTTTCTCGTATTCTTACCCCCAGCCTACGGTCCAGCACTGCGTCTCTCCACTCATAGCTTTCATCTTCGATAAATTTTCCTTTTTTGAAGCGACACCATGACCAGTGATGGATGGTGGCGAAGAAGTAGAAATTCATGTTGCTGGTTGCAGCTGAAGTCTATTCATTGCATAAATTTATCTATTATTTCCAAGAAAGCCATAGTCCTTGTGCATCTCCGTTCCAGCTGAGTGATATTTCCGATGGCTCTAATCCCTCTTTTGGGTAAATCGTCCTCGCCAGACTGGAGTAGTCGCCCAGATCCCAGTGGTCAGCGCACTGCAGGCTCAAAAGGAGTCACACGTTGAATTGCTCTAATCCGCCATCCGATGGGAGGGAGTTCGCGCTCAGTGGTTCGCTCGCACCAATGACTGGCAACAGGTCGAGGACTGCCTCGCCCGTGAACGTCACCTCGAAATAACCCTCGATCAAGCGCGGCGCGATGCAGCGTTCGCAGCCGAACACTGCCCCGGTTGAACCCGTGGCGACTCATCGCCCCAAACCCCGTCGCCGGAACCCAGCACGGGCCGAGATCGAGAACGACCTCCTCGAACAGCCCCGCTGGTCATGCCTCCGCCAGCAGCAACGCCTTCAGGCGCAACATCACACCCCAGAGCAGAACGCTGCTGATCGCCGCAGATGCCGGGCCCTAGTCGAGGGCGGCTTCGGCGCCGACGCAGCCTTCATGGCCCGGTGGCAACGGATTGGCGGCTGATCAACCCCCGCCGAAGGCAGGGGCTGCAAAAGCACTTTTCAAGGCGTGAGCCTGATTCAGGCGCCCATCATTTCGAACAACTCCTTGTGGCATGCACAGGCTTCCTCATCGGTGAAAGCAGGCTGCATGTCGAATTCAACGCCGAACATCGCGCGCCAAGGAGCGAAGTGCTTGAACAGAACCATGCTGCTTTCCGCTTTGCAGATCACTACGCCACTGCCGGTTTGAGGACAGTGCGTGCGGCTGATCAACTCGAAGCCGTCAATGTGATCACCTTCAGCGCCGCTAGCCATGTACTCAATCAACTTGGCGTAGGCAGCCTTTTGCCCTTCGATCTCGGGGAACTGCCAAGTGACGTTGTAGAGCTGCATCTGATCTCAAAAGTGAAGTCGTCTTCTAGCACTGAAATCTTGAACACCATGCAGCGCAGACGACCTCAGCCAGCCTCAGGCGCCCAGCCCATCTCGTTCATGCTCTTTAAGGGCTGTCACGCAAGCCAACGGGTGATCACGGTGCCTTCATAGACATGACCAGAAGCTTCAACAATCGGTTTGGTTTCTGGGTTCGTGAAGATGTTGTAGAGGACGTCTTCGGGTCCTTGAAACATCACTGTCGCTCTTTTGGGGTCGTCCTTGAAGACACCAATAAAGAAGGTCTTTACTCCCATCTCGGCAAACATAGCTTGCTGCTCAGGAGCATTCATATGTGCGCGATATTCCTCAAACGTGTTGCTGAG is a window encoding:
- a CDS encoding pyridoxamine 5'-phosphate oxidase family protein; the protein is MTEGISEAIPPWRPLLRAAMQREGPSVAARWVQLATTGLDGAPRVRTLVFRGWAGAKQLELFSDQRSEKVKELANDGASELCWLFPKARQQYRLQGKVKLITASEQPELCQQRWQKLSDTGRAVWGWPTPADPLDPTGAFPEQLAETAPLPKHFVVLRLHVDTVERLNLGPHPHQRTLWRADTLWREQPLNP
- a CDS encoding histone deacetylase; the encoded protein is MPLPVVYHPHYSAPLPSTHRFPMAKFRLLHQLLLEQGVVQADQVHRPLSIARKDLESVHPRSYHEAFSRDRLTRPEQRRIGLPATRPLVQRTWLAVGGTLLTARLALERGLACHLAGGTHHAHPGFGSGFCIFNDCAVAARVLLGKGEVRRILIVDLDVHQGDGSAACFQHDPRVTTLSVHAASNFPLRKVQGDLDVPLADGTSDDDYLAAIADRLPDALDTIAPDLVFFNAGVDPHRDDRLGRLSLSDAGLNMRDRLVLDACLRRRIPTATVIGGGYDTLTPLVQRHAIVVRAAAEQARLFDLL
- a CDS encoding DNA-binding protein — protein: MDPAQQWVHEREAAELLALKHGTLRTMRRDRRLLPGDHYIFATGTAGGPVVYNITAIRESMAQRTKDLVTAEAKRRAASKKVKQDSIETFSDAQHVRAGS
- a CDS encoding DUF3303 domain-containing protein: MQLYNVTWQFPEIEGQKAAYAKLIEYMASGAEGDHIDGFELISRTHCPQTGSGVVICKAESSMVLFKHFAPWRAMFGVEFDMQPAFTDEEACACHKELFEMMGA
- a CDS encoding DUF3764 family protein — translated: MTETTVLDFKLSNTFEEYRAHMNAPEQQAMFAEMGVKTFFIGVFKDDPKRATVMFQGPEDVLYNIFTNPETKPIVEASGHVYEGTVITRWLA